One window from the genome of Musa acuminata AAA Group cultivar baxijiao chromosome BXJ1-4, Cavendish_Baxijiao_AAA, whole genome shotgun sequence encodes:
- the LOC135581487 gene encoding bifunctional protein FolD 1, mitochondrial-like isoform X1: MRAALSSTLKKVSAAAAARRPRVAFVSSASHHHRRHHQSNKPTKKRKDDYILGPDLPDIWATPGSISPPAESESGATLAVDAELAPTIIDGKSIAEEIKLGIAKEVHWMKDTIKKVPGLAVVLVGQRRDSQTYVRNKIKACEEVGIRSLMAELSEECAEDEVLNAVSEFNQDPSVHGVLVQLPLPQHMDEDTILGAVSLQKDVDGFHPLNMGNLALRGREPLFIPCAAKACIELLLRSGIKLKGKNVAVIGRSNVVGLPTTLLLQRHHATVSVVHAFTNNPEDVTRVADIVISAAGVPNLVRGNWLKRGSIVIDVGTNPIEDPSLEHGYYLRGDVCYEEALQVASAITPVPGGVGPVTVAMLLSNTLDSAKRFYGIS, encoded by the exons ATGAGAGCAGCTCTGTCGTCGACGTTGAAGAAAGTATCCGCCGCGGCAGCCGCGAGGCGGCCTCGTGTTGCGTTTGTATCATCCGCCtcccaccaccaccgccgccatCACCAAAGTAATAAGCCGACCAAGAAGCGGAAGGACGACTACATCCTGGGCCCGGATCTCCCTGACATCTGGGCCACGCCCGGCTCTATCTCTCCTCCTGCAGAATCCGAAAGCGGAG caacCTTGGCAGTTGATGCAGAACTGGCACCAACTATTATCGATGGTAAGTCCATCGCGGAAGAAATAAAATTAGGCATCGCTAAAGAAGTACACTGGATGAAGGACACGATCAAGAAAGTTCCTGGACTGGCTGTTGTATTGGTGGGTCAAAGAAGGGATTCCCAGACATATGTGCGCAACAAAATAAAGGCTTGTGAGGAGGTTGGAATAAGATCTCTGATGGCAGAATTATCTGAAGAATGTGCAGAAGATGAAGTATTGAATGCTGTATCCGAGTTTAATCAAGATCCATCAGTACACGGAGTCCTAGTACAGCTACCTTTGCCGCAA CACATGGATGAAGACACAATTTTGGGTGCTGTAAGTCTGCAAAAGGatgttgacggcttccatccattgAATATGGGGAATCTTGCTTTGAGAGGTAGAGAACCTCTATTCATTCCCTGTGCTGCAAAAGCTTGTATCGAGTTGCTACTCCGGTCGGGTATCAAACTGAAGGGGAAGAATGTGGCTGTAATTGGACGAAGCAATGTCGTAGGATTACCTACCACTTTGCTGTTGCAG AGACACCATGCAACGGTCAGTGTTGTTCATGCTTTCACGAACAATCCGGAGGATGTCACTCGTGTAGCTGATATTGTAATATCAGCTGCAGGAGTCCCCAACCTGGTACGTGGAAATTGGCTGAAACGAGGGTCAATCGTCATTGATGTTGGGACAAACCCAATTGAG GATCCCAGTTTGGAGCATGGTTACTATCTAAGAGGCGATGTATGCTACGAGGAAGCGCTGCAGGTGGCATCAGCTATAACCCCAGTGCCTGGTGGTGTTGGCCCTGTGACGGTCGCCATGCTTCTTTCGAACACCCTCGACTCTGCTAAACGATTTTATGGGATAAGTTAG
- the LOC135641406 gene encoding 3-ketoacyl-CoA synthase 11-like yields MESQSDSASAQNERSQQQHLPNFLQSVNVKYVKLGYHYLVSNGLYLLLVPLIAAASMHLSTLTSEDFLLLWDKLRFNLVAVVLSSTLIVSLSTIYFMKRPRPVYLLDFACYKPDSACKCPRERFMEQSTRAASFTEENLAFQKKILERSGLGQSTYFPEALLSSPPNPCMAEARKEAETVMFGAIDDLLQKTRVKPKDIGILIVNCSLFNPTPSLSAMVVNHYKLRGNIISYNLGGMGCSAGLISIDLAKHLLQVHRNSYALVVSMENITLNWYMGNNRSMLVSNCIFRVGGAAILLTNRRSERRRSKYQLVHTVRTHKGADGRSYGCVFQEEDGTGKIGVALSKDLMAVAGEALKTNITTLGPLVLPMSEQLIFFFTLVMRKVFKMKVKPYIPDFKLAFEHFCIHAGGRAVLDELEKNLALSEWHMEPSRMTLYRFGNTSSSSLWYELGYMEAEGRMRKGDRTWQIAFGSGFKCNSAVWRALRAINPAKEKNPWSEEIHEFPVRVPKVEAVRA; encoded by the exons ATGGAGTCCCAGAGCGATTCCGCTTCCGCCCAAAATGAGCGGAGCCAGCAGCAGCATCTTCCAAACTTCCTCCAGTCTGTAAACGTCAAGTATGTGAAGCTCGGGTACCATTACCTGGTCTCTAATGGCCTGTACCTTCTCCTCGTCCCCCTCATCGCCGCCGCCTCCATGCATCTCTCGACTCTCACCTCGGAGGATTTCCTTCTGCTCTGGGACAAGCTTCGGTTCAACTTGGTGGCCGTCGTCCTTTCCTCCACCCTCATCGTTTCCCTGTCCACCATCTACTTCATGAAACGGCCTCGGCCGGTCTACCTCCTCGACTTCGCGTGCTACAAGCCCGACAGCGCCTGCAAGTGCCCTCGCGAGCGCTTCATGGAGCAGTCGACACGGGCGGCGTCCTTCACCGAGGAGAACCTCGCGTTCCAGAAGAAGATCCTGGAGCGGTCGGGGCTGGGGCAGTCGACGTACTTCCCCGAGGCACTGCTCTCGTCGCCGCCGAACCCGTGCATGGCGGAGGCGAGGAAGGAGGCAGAGACGGTGATGTTCGGGGCCATCGACGATCTCTTGCAGAAGACCAGGGTTAAGCCCAAGGACATCGGGATCCTGATCGTGAATTGCAGCCTCTTCAATCCCACGCCGTCCCTCTCTGCCATGGTTGTGAACCACTACAAGCTCAGAGGGAACATCATCAGCTACAACCTCGGCGGAATGGGCTGCAGCGCCGGCCTCATTTCCATAGACCTTGCGAAGCATCTGCTCCAG GTGCACCGGAACTCTTACGCCCTGGTCGTGAGCATGGAGAACATCACCCTCAACTGGTACATGGGCAACAACCGCTCCATGCTCGTCTCCAATTGCATCTTTCGTGTGGGCGGCGCCGCCATCCTCCTGACCAACCGCCGGTCGGAGCGCCGACGATCAAAGTACCAGCTCGTCCACACGGTCCGCACCCACAAAGGCGCAGACGGTCGCTCCTACGGCTGCGTCTTCCAGGAGGAGGACGGGACCGGCAAGATCGGCGTCGCCCTGTCCAAGGACCTCATGGCGGTGGCGGGCGAGGCTCTGAAGACCAACATCACCACCCTGGGGCCGCTCGTCCTCCCCATGTCCGAGCAgctcatcttcttcttcacgcTGGTCATGAGGAAAGTGTTCAAGATGAAGGTGAAGCCCTACATCCCGGACTTCAAGCTGGCGTTCGAGCACTTCTGCATCCACGCCGGGGGACGGGCGGTGCTGGACGAGCTGGAGAAGAACCTGGCGCTGAGCGAGTGGCACATGGAGCCGTCGAGGATGACGCTGTACCGGTTCGGCAACACGTCGAGCAGCTCGCTGTGGTACGAGCTGGGGTACATGGAGGCCGAAGGGAGGATGAGGAAGGGGGACCGGACGTGGCAGATCGCCTTCGGGTCGGGGTTCAAGTGCAACAGCGCCGTTTGGCGTGCGCTGCGCGCCATCAACCCCGCCAAGGAGAAGAACCCCTGGTCGGAGGAGATCCATGAATTCCCCGTCCGCGTCCCCAAGGTGGAAGCCGTCAGGGCATGA
- the LOC135641421 gene encoding polygalacturonase At1g48100-like: protein MSSVMAQGKRIGHVIPCHLSYFCVAALMSNGSEACGYLNPTFPPPLLLSPIFLFHRHLTMSSLGLKGIWLPLLLVFLVMCSNFHDCEGRRGKHRRAKQPPSSSLARKKAKGNNGGDRRHGSGGGSGGQSRPTPETMVAMFDVLDFGAKGDGVTDDTKAFEAAWAAACKVEASTVIVPAEFEFLVRPISFSGPYCEPNIVFQLDGTIVAPTSAGAWGAGSLQWLEFTKLQEITIRGSGVIDGRGSVWWTNSDSDIDPINGELGSKMPQIKPTALRFYGSYNVTVTGIMIQNSPRCHLKFDNCEAVEVFNITVSSPGDSPNTDGIHLQNSRNVLIHRVDMGCGDDCVSIQTGCSNIYIHDVDCGPGHGISIGGLGRDNTKACVSNITVRDINLRNTMTGVRIKTWQGGSGSVQAIQFSNIKVWEVQIPMVIDQFYCDRSSCENQSSAVALSSIAYESIRGTFTVKPVHLACSDSSPCSGISLSEVELEPLQERYHRTDPFCWQAFGELYAPTIPPITCLQIGKPASNRISTDHDLC from the exons ATGAGTTCTGTGATGGCACAAGGCAAAAGAATAGGACATGTAATTCCATGCCATTTATCATACTTTTGTGTTGCTGCTTTGATGAGCAATGGGAGCGAGGCTTGCGGCTATTTAAACCCAAccttccctcctcctcttctcctatcACCAATCTTTCTCTTCCACAGACACTTAACGATGAGTAGCCTCGGGCTAAAAGGCATCTGGTTGCCCCTCCTCCTCGTCTTTCTTGTGATGTGCTCCAACTTTCACGACTGTGAGGGAAGGAGAGGCAAGCACCGGAGGGCAAAGCAACCGCCCTCTTCTTCCTTAGCTAGAAAGAAGGCAAAAGGAAACAATGGCGGCGACCGCCGCcatggcagcggtggtgggtcgggTGGGCAATCGAGACCGACCCCAGAAACAATGGTAGCAATGTTCGATGTGCTCGATTTCGGGGCCAAGGGGGATGGCGTGACTGACGACACCAAG GCTTTTGAGGCCGCATGGGCTGCTGCGTGCAAGGTGGAGGCTTCCACGGTGATCGTTCCTGCGGAGTTCGAGTTCCTCGTTAGGCCAATCTCATTCTCAGGTCCATACTGTGAGCCCAACATTGTGTTTCAG CTGGATGGAACGATCGTTGCTCCGACAAGCGCCGGTGCATGGGGTGCAGGCTCGCTGCAGTGGCTTGAATTCACAAAGCTGCAGGAAATCACCATCCGAGGCAGCGGAGTGATAGATGGCCGAGGTAGCGTCTGGTGGACGAATTCCGACTCTGACATCGATCCG ATAAATGGTGAGCTCGGTTCAAAGATGCCACAGATCAAACCTACC GCCCTAAGATTCTACGGGAGCTACAACGTGACAGTCACAGGCATCATGATCCAAAACAGCCCACGGTGCCACCTCAAATTCGACAACTGCGAAGCTGTGGAGGTCTTCAACATTACAGTGTCTTCTCCAGGTGACAGTCCCAACACAGACGGAATCCATCTTCAGAACTCCAGAAATGTTTTGATCCATCGTGTCGACATGGGATGTG GCGACGATTGTGTCTCCATCCAAACAGGCTGCTCGAACATCTACATACATGACGTCGATTGCGGTCCCGGGCATGGAATCAGCATCGGGGGTCTCGGCAGGGACAACACCAAGGCATGCGTCTCCAACATCACTGTGAGGGACATCAACCTTCGCAACACGATGACCGGTGTCCGAATCAAAACCTGGCAG GGTGGCTCTGGCTCTGTTCAGGCCATACAATTCTCGAACATAAAGGTTTGGGAGGTCCAAATACCGATGGTGATCGACCAGTTCTACTGTGATCGGAGCTCCTGCGAGAACCAGTCCTCGGCAGTGGCACTGTCGAGCATCGCGTATGAGAGCATTAGGGGAACCTTCACTGTGAAACCAGTTCACTTGGCGTGTAGCGACAGCTCTCCTTGTTCGGGCATCAGCCTCAGCGAGGTGGAGCTCGAGCCACTGCAGGAACGCTACCACAGGACTGATCCCTTCTGCTGGCAGGCATTTGGGGAGCTGTATGCCCCGACCATTCCTCCCATCACCTGCTTGCAGATCGGCAAGCCAGCAAGCAACAGGATCTCGACCGACCACGACTTGTGCTGA
- the LOC135581487 gene encoding bifunctional protein FolD 1, mitochondrial-like isoform X2 yields MRAALSSTLKKVSAAAAARRPRVAFVSSASHHHRRHHQSNKPTKKRKDDYILGPDLPDIWATPGSISPPAESESGELAPTIIDGKSIAEEIKLGIAKEVHWMKDTIKKVPGLAVVLVGQRRDSQTYVRNKIKACEEVGIRSLMAELSEECAEDEVLNAVSEFNQDPSVHGVLVQLPLPQHMDEDTILGAVSLQKDVDGFHPLNMGNLALRGREPLFIPCAAKACIELLLRSGIKLKGKNVAVIGRSNVVGLPTTLLLQRHHATVSVVHAFTNNPEDVTRVADIVISAAGVPNLVRGNWLKRGSIVIDVGTNPIEDPSLEHGYYLRGDVCYEEALQVASAITPVPGGVGPVTVAMLLSNTLDSAKRFYGIS; encoded by the exons ATGAGAGCAGCTCTGTCGTCGACGTTGAAGAAAGTATCCGCCGCGGCAGCCGCGAGGCGGCCTCGTGTTGCGTTTGTATCATCCGCCtcccaccaccaccgccgccatCACCAAAGTAATAAGCCGACCAAGAAGCGGAAGGACGACTACATCCTGGGCCCGGATCTCCCTGACATCTGGGCCACGCCCGGCTCTATCTCTCCTCCTGCAGAATCCGAAAGCGGAG AACTGGCACCAACTATTATCGATGGTAAGTCCATCGCGGAAGAAATAAAATTAGGCATCGCTAAAGAAGTACACTGGATGAAGGACACGATCAAGAAAGTTCCTGGACTGGCTGTTGTATTGGTGGGTCAAAGAAGGGATTCCCAGACATATGTGCGCAACAAAATAAAGGCTTGTGAGGAGGTTGGAATAAGATCTCTGATGGCAGAATTATCTGAAGAATGTGCAGAAGATGAAGTATTGAATGCTGTATCCGAGTTTAATCAAGATCCATCAGTACACGGAGTCCTAGTACAGCTACCTTTGCCGCAA CACATGGATGAAGACACAATTTTGGGTGCTGTAAGTCTGCAAAAGGatgttgacggcttccatccattgAATATGGGGAATCTTGCTTTGAGAGGTAGAGAACCTCTATTCATTCCCTGTGCTGCAAAAGCTTGTATCGAGTTGCTACTCCGGTCGGGTATCAAACTGAAGGGGAAGAATGTGGCTGTAATTGGACGAAGCAATGTCGTAGGATTACCTACCACTTTGCTGTTGCAG AGACACCATGCAACGGTCAGTGTTGTTCATGCTTTCACGAACAATCCGGAGGATGTCACTCGTGTAGCTGATATTGTAATATCAGCTGCAGGAGTCCCCAACCTGGTACGTGGAAATTGGCTGAAACGAGGGTCAATCGTCATTGATGTTGGGACAAACCCAATTGAG GATCCCAGTTTGGAGCATGGTTACTATCTAAGAGGCGATGTATGCTACGAGGAAGCGCTGCAGGTGGCATCAGCTATAACCCCAGTGCCTGGTGGTGTTGGCCCTGTGACGGTCGCCATGCTTCTTTCGAACACCCTCGACTCTGCTAAACGATTTTATGGGATAAGTTAG
- the LOC135641459 gene encoding CASP-like protein 4A3, with product MSSPCRSPKLDPENPIPPPLPSEKASSRPQTPARVDAPAGSPIRSPLRHADSTIPPPVVTVAKANRMSRDDASAVAKLDGASGVRAGERGLGTASTIVRRQRMTRADPVLRVAAVLLCMISFSVMASDKTEGWAGDSFDRYKEFRFLVAINVIAFVYSLFQVYGKIHRVIAMKYIIASPKRYYFDLAMDQVLAYLLMSASSAAASRNDAWVSRFGRDDFTDKASGAVAMSFLAFGVFALSSLLSAYNLLRTP from the exons ATGAGTTCGCCTTGCCGATCGCCGAAACTAGACCCGGAGAACCCGATCCCGCCGCCGTTACCGTCGGAGAAGGCATCGTCGAGACCCCAAACCCCAGCGCGAGTAGATGCACCGGCGGGATCCCCTATCCGATCGCCGCTTCGTCACGCGGATAGCACGATTCCGCCGCCGGTGGTGACGGTCGCGAAAGCGAACAGAATGAGCCGGGACGACGCGTCCGCTGTGGCGAAGTTGGACGGGGCCAGCGGCGTGCGAGCGGGGGAGAGGGGACTCGGGACGGCGTCGACGATCGTGAGGCGGCAGCGGATGACGAGGGCGGACCCTGTGCTTCGGGTGGCGGCGGTGTTGCTGTGCATGATCTCCTTCTCGGTGATGGCCTCCGACAAGACGGAGGGTTGGGCGGGCGACTCATTCGACCGCTACAAAGAATTCCG GTTCCTGGTCGCGATCAACGTGATCGCGTTCGTGTACTCGCTGTTTCAGGTCTACGGGAAGATCCACCGTGTGATCGCCATGAAGTACATCATAGCTTCTCCGAAGCGTTATTACTTTGATCTCGCCATGGATCAG GTACTGGCTTACCTTCTGATGTCGGCGTCGTCGGCGGCAGCATCTCGCAACGATGCGTGGGTCTCCAGGTTCGGGAGAGACGACTTCACCGACAAAGCCAGCGGCGCCGTCGCTATGTCGTTCCTCGCATTCGGTGTCTTCGCTCTGAGCTCACTCCTCTCCGCTTACAATTTGTTGAGGACTCCTTGA
- the LOC135671993 gene encoding indole-3-pyruvate monooxygenase YUCCA8-like has translation MPMSAQPSRSTRRISIMRCPIIVGAGPSGLAVAASLGRVSVPSIILERSDGIADLWCHRTYDRLNLHLPKPFCQLPHLPFPAHLPTYPSKDHFLDYLHRYADHFSLRPLFGCTVTDARFDEAASLWRVTSSRSPSSSSSEPLTEPRELEVVEFASPWLVVATGENAEPVVPEIKGAQAFMGSLLHSSEYKSGVEYRGKRVLVIGCGNSGMEICVDLCEHGAMPFMSVRSGVHVLPREMLGTSTFGVAMRLLKWLPTRVVDRFLLIMAKMIIGDTEKYGLKRPKMGPLELKNKTGKTPVLDVGALSLIKAGKIKTVQEVRSLTSNGAKFVDGEEMAFDSVVFATGYKTNVPFWLKEDTDLFSAEGKPKLPFPSGCSGENGIYFVGFTGKGLLGASADAIEAALRISQRWTSLSKNRDLVL, from the exons ATGCCGATGAGCGCTCAGCCAAGTAGATCAACCCGACGGATCTCCATCATGCGTTGTCCTATCATCGTCGGCGCCGGACCCTCGGGCCTCGCCGTCGCCGCTTCTCTTGGCCGTGTCTCGGTGCCCTCCATCATCCTCGAGAGGTCGGACGGCATCGCCGACCTCTGGTGCCACCGCACGTATGACCGCCTCAACCTTCACCTCCCCAAACCCTTCTGCCAGCTTCCTCATCTCCCATTCCCCGCCCACCTCCCGACGTACCCCTCCAAAGACCACTTTCTCGACTACTTGCACCGCTACGCCGATCACTTCTCCCTCCGCCCGCTCTTCGGCTGCACCGTCACCGACGCCCGCTTCGACGAAGCCGCGTCCCTCTGGCGAGTCACG TCGAGCCGGTCACCGTCGTCGTCCTCGAGCGAACCTCTGACGGAGCCGAGGGAGCTGGAGGTGGTGGAGTTCGCTTCGCCGTGGCTGGTGGTGGCGACAGGGGAGAATGCGGAGCCGGTGGTGCCGGAGATCAAAGGGGCGCAGGCGTTCATGGGGAGTCTGCTGCACTCAAGCGAGTACAAGAGCGGGGTGGAGTATCGGGGGAAGAGGGTGCTGGTAATAGGGTGTGGGAATTCCGGGATGGAGATATGTGTGGACCTGTGCGAGCACGGAGCCATGCCCTTCATGTCCGTGAGAAGCGGA GTGCATGTTCTACCGAGGGAGATGCTCGGGACGTCCACATTCGGTGTGGCGATGAGGCTGCTGAAGTGGTTGCCAACCAGAGTAGTGGACAGGTTCCTGTTGATCATGGCCAAGATGATCATTGGAGATACCGAGAAGTATGGGCTGAAAaggccaaagatggggcctttggAGCTGAAGAACAAGACTGGCAAAACCCCTGTTCTGGATGTTGGAGCCTTGTCATTGATTAAAGCTGGAAAGATCAAG ACTGTGCAGGAAGTGAGGTCCCTAACAAGCAACGGCGCCAAGTTTGTCGATGGAGAGGAGATGGCTTTCGACTCTGTGGTCTTTGCGACAGGGTACAAGACCAATGTCCCATTCTGGCTCAAGG AGGACACTGATTTATTCTCGGCGGAAGGGAAGCCCAAACTCCCATTCCCTAGTGGCTGCAGCGGAGAGAATGGCATCTACTTCGTAGGCTTTACGGGGAAAGGTCTTCTTGGCGCTAGCGCCGACGCCATCGAAGCTGCTCTCCGCATATCCCAGAGATGGACAAGCCTCTCAAAGAACAGAGATCTCGTTCTCTAA